A window from Bubalus kerabau isolate K-KA32 ecotype Philippines breed swamp buffalo chromosome 5, PCC_UOA_SB_1v2, whole genome shotgun sequence encodes these proteins:
- the LOC129653700 gene encoding olfactory receptor 8A1 has protein sequence MVAENHSTVTEFILGGLTSQPGLQLPLFFLFLGIYSITMVGNLGMITLICLNAQLHTPMYYFLSNLSFVDLCYSSVTTPKMLVNFVSGKNIISYAGCMAQLYFFIVFVVAECYMLTVMAYDRYVAICRPLLYNIIMSHRVCSLLVAGVYIMGLIGSTIETGLMLKLPYCEHLISHYFCDIVPLMKLSCFSTYDIEMTVFFLAGFNIVVTSLTVLISYAFILSSILRISTTEGRSKAFNTCSSHFAAVGIFYGTTAFMYLKPSTASSLAQENVASVFYTTVIPMLNPLIYSLRNKEVKAAMHKTLRGKLL, from the coding sequence ATGGTTGCAGAAAATCACTCTACAGTGACAGAGTTCATTCTCGGAGGGTTAACAAGTCAACCAGGGCTCCAGctccccctcttcttcctcttccttgggATCTATTCCATCACCATGGTAGGGAACCTGGGCATGATAACCCTGATTTGTCTGAACGCTCAGCTTCACACTCCCATGTACTATTTCCTCAGCAACCTGTCCTTTGTGGATCTCTGCTACTCCTCTGTCACTACCCCTAAGATGCTGGTGAACTTTGTGTCAGGGAAGAACATCATCTCCTATGCAGGGTGCATGGCCCAGCTCTACTTCTTCATTGTGTTTGTTGTTGCTGAGTGTTACATGCTCacagtgatggcctatgaccgctatgttgCCATCTGCAGACCTTTGCTTTACAACATCATCATGTCTCATCGAGTCTGCTCCCTGCTGGTGGCTGGGGTCTATATCATGGGGCTCATTGGTTCAACCATAGAGACTGGCCTCATGTTGAAACTGCCCTATTGTGAACACCTCATCAGTCATTACTTCTGTGATATCGTCCCCCTGATGAAACTTTCCTGCTTTAGCACCTATGACATTGAGATGACAGTCTTCTTTTTGGCTGGATTCAACATCGTAGTTACTAGCTTAACAGTCTTAATTTCCTATGCCTTCATTCTATCCAGTATCCTCCGTATCAGCACCACAGAGGGAAGGTCCAAAGCCTTCAATACATGCAGCTCCCACTTTGCAGCTGTGGGGATTTTCTATGGAACGACCGCCTTCATGTACTTGAAGCCCTCCACGGCCAGTTCCCTGGCCCAGGAGAACGTGGCCTCCGTGTTCTACACCACAGTgatccccatgctgaaccccctgATCTACAGCTTGAGGAATAAGGAGGTGAAGGCTGCCATGCACAAAACTCTGAGGGGAAAATTGCTTTGA
- the LOC129653701 gene encoding olfactory receptor 8A1-like, which yields MVAENHSTVTEFILGGLTSQPELQLPLFFLFLGIYSITMVGNLGMIALICLNAQLHTPMYYFLSNLSFVDLCYSSVTTPKMLVNFVSGKNIISYAGCMAQLCLFLVFVIAECYMLTVMAYDRYVAICRPLLYNIIMSHRVCSLLVAGVYIMGLIGSTIETGLMLKLPYCEHFISHYFCDILPLMKLSCSSTYDVEMTVFFLAGFNIIVTSLTVLISYAFILSSILCISTTEGRSKAFSTCSSHFAAVGIFYGTTAFMYLKPSTTSSLAQENVASVFYTTVIPMLNPLIYSLRNKEVKAAMHKTLREKLF from the coding sequence ATGGTTGCAGAAAATCACTCTACAGTGACAGAGTTCATTCTTGGAGGGTTAACAAGTCAACCAGAGCTCCAGctccccctcttcttcctcttccttgggATCTATTCCATCACCATGGTAGGGAACCTGGGCATGATAGCCCTGATTTGTCTGAATGCTCAGcttcacacccccatgtactattTCCTCAGCAACCTGTCCTTTGTGGATCTCTGCTACTCCTCTGTCACTACCCCTAAGATGCTGGTGAACTTTGTGTCAGGGAAGAACATCATCTCCTATGCAGGGTGCATGGCCCAGCTCTGCTTGTTCCTGGTGTTTGTCATTGCTGAGTGTTACATGCTCacagtgatggcctatgaccgctatgttgCCATCTGCAGACCTTTGCTTTACAACATCATCATGTCTCATCGAGTCTGCTCCCTGCTGGTGGCTGGGGTCTATATCATGGGGCTCATTGGTTCAACCATAGAGACTGGCCTCATGCTGAAACTGCCCTATTGTGAACACTTCATCAGTCATTACTTCTGTGACATCCTTCCCCTCATGAAACTTTCCTGCTCTAGCACCTATGACGTTGAGATGACAGTCTTCTTTTTGGCTGGATTCAACATCATAGTCACCAGCTTAACAGTCCTAATTTCCTATGCCTTCATCCTGTCCAGTATCCTCTGCATCAGCACCACAGAGGGAAGGTCCAAAGCCTTCAGCACCTGCAGCTCCCACTTTGCAGCTGTGGGGATTTTCTATGGAACAACCGCCTTCATGTACTTGAAACCCTCCACGACCAGTTCCCTGGCCCAGGAGAATGTGGCCTCCGTGTTCTACACCACAGTgatccccatgctgaaccccctgATCTACAGCTTGAGGAATAAGGAGGTAAAGGCTGCCATGCACAAAACTCTGAGGGAAAAATTGTTTTGA